A window from Candidatus Hydrogenedentota bacterium encodes these proteins:
- a CDS encoding TrpB-like pyridoxal phosphate-dependent enzyme has product MNEYNILLDPKKMPDAWYNINADMPTPMAPVLHPGTQQPVKAEDLAAIFPMGLIAQEMSAERYISIPGEVMDKLLLYRPTPLRRAYRLEAALGTPAKIFYKNESVSPAGSHKINTSIAQAYYNKMEGVNELSTETGAGQWGTALSIACAMFDMKCTVYMVRISFEQKPYRKSVMQAYGGRVVASPSMETDIGRKFNQDFPGTTGSLGMAISEAVEIAAKSGGSIKYSLGSVLNHVCMHQTIIGQEAKLQLESVGEYPDVVIGCCGGGSNFAGVAFPFVKDRLDGKSNVWCVAVEPAACPTLTRGPFAYDFGDTGGMTPLMKQYTLGHNFMPPGIHAGGLRYHGVATQVAHLKKEGCIGALALMQNPCFESSLLFAKCEGILPAPESSHAIRGAVEEALRCKEVGEAKTILFNLSGHGHFDLTAYDNYLSGNLQDIALDEESLRKGAESIPKINT; this is encoded by the coding sequence ATGAACGAGTACAACATCCTGCTTGACCCCAAGAAGATGCCGGACGCGTGGTACAACATCAACGCGGACATGCCGACGCCGATGGCGCCCGTGCTGCACCCCGGCACGCAGCAGCCGGTGAAGGCGGAGGACCTGGCCGCCATCTTCCCGATGGGGCTGATCGCGCAGGAGATGAGCGCGGAGCGGTACATTTCCATTCCCGGCGAGGTGATGGACAAGCTGCTGCTGTACCGGCCGACGCCGCTGCGCCGGGCGTACCGGCTGGAGGCGGCCCTGGGCACCCCGGCGAAGATCTTCTACAAGAACGAGAGCGTGAGCCCGGCGGGCAGCCACAAGATCAACACGTCCATCGCGCAGGCCTACTACAACAAGATGGAGGGCGTGAACGAGCTGAGCACGGAGACCGGCGCGGGCCAGTGGGGCACGGCGCTCTCCATCGCGTGCGCCATGTTCGACATGAAGTGCACGGTCTACATGGTGCGGATCAGCTTCGAGCAGAAGCCCTACCGCAAGAGCGTGATGCAGGCCTACGGCGGCCGCGTGGTCGCCAGCCCCAGCATGGAGACGGACATCGGCCGCAAGTTCAACCAGGACTTTCCCGGCACCACGGGGAGCCTGGGCATGGCCATCTCGGAGGCCGTGGAGATCGCGGCCAAGAGCGGCGGCTCCATCAAGTACAGCCTGGGCAGCGTCCTCAACCACGTGTGCATGCACCAGACCATCATCGGCCAGGAGGCCAAGCTCCAGCTGGAGAGCGTGGGCGAGTACCCCGACGTGGTCATCGGCTGCTGCGGCGGCGGGTCCAACTTCGCCGGCGTCGCGTTCCCCTTCGTGAAGGACCGCCTGGACGGCAAGAGCAATGTGTGGTGCGTGGCCGTCGAGCCGGCCGCCTGCCCGACCCTGACCCGCGGGCCCTTCGCCTATGACTTCGGCGACACGGGCGGCATGACGCCGCTGATGAAGCAGTATACCCTGGGCCACAACTTCATGCCGCCGGGCATCCACGCGGGCGGCCTGCGCTACCACGGCGTGGCCACCCAGGTGGCCCACCTGAAGAAGGAGGGGTGCATCGGCGCGCTGGCCCTCATGCAGAACCCCTGCTTCGAGTCCAGCCTGCTCTTCGCCAAGTGCGAGGGCATCCTTCCCGCGCCCGAGTCCAGCCACGCCATCCGCGGCGCCGTCGAGGAGGCCCTGCGCTGCAAGGAGGTCGGCGAGGCGAAGACCATCCTCTTCAACCTCAGCGGCCACGGCCACTTCGACCTGACCGCCTATGACAACTACCTGTCGGGCAACCTGCAGGACATCGCCCTCGACGAGGAGTCCCTGCGCAAGGGCGCCGAGAGCATCCCGAAGATCAACACCTGA
- a CDS encoding sulfotransferase encodes MENTGPGQHSTPPEIVVVSGLPRSGTSMMMRMLAAGGMPLFTDDARAADEDNPLGYFEHEAVRRLREDASWVPGAAGKAVKVVSFLLPALPEGFLYRVILMRRPLEEVLESQRRMLERRGAPAADDDARMAALFLRHLAATERWLAARQGVRALAVDYAEALAAPADTARRVADFLGGGLDAAAMAAAVDPALRRAGRPIKK; translated from the coding sequence ATGGAAAACACGGGCCCCGGACAGCACAGCACCCCCCCGGAGATCGTCGTCGTTTCCGGACTGCCCCGTTCCGGCACCTCCATGATGATGCGCATGCTGGCGGCGGGCGGCATGCCCCTGTTCACCGACGACGCGCGCGCCGCGGACGAGGACAACCCCCTGGGCTACTTCGAGCACGAGGCGGTGAGGCGCCTGCGGGAGGACGCCTCCTGGGTGCCCGGGGCCGCGGGAAAGGCCGTCAAGGTGGTCTCGTTCCTGCTTCCCGCCCTCCCGGAGGGATTTCTCTACCGCGTGATCCTCATGCGGCGGCCCCTGGAGGAGGTGCTCGAATCGCAACGGCGCATGCTGGAGCGCCGGGGCGCCCCCGCGGCGGACGACGACGCGCGCATGGCCGCCCTCTTCCTTCGGCACCTGGCGGCGACGGAGCGGTGGCTTGCCGCGCGGCAGGGCGTGAGGGCGCTCGCCGTGGACTACGCGGAGGCCCTGGCCGCGCCCGCGGACACGGCACGCCGGGTGGCCGACTTCCTCGGCGGCGGGCTCGACGCCGCGGCGATGGCGGCGGCGGTGGACCCCGCGCTGCGGCGCGCGGGGCGGCCAATAAAGAAATAA